A part of Streptomyces sp. NBC_01235 genomic DNA contains:
- a CDS encoding transglycosylase domain-containing protein, translating to MSDEPQPQQPTQGSPGRPEAGDGGSGPEGEEGKKVKRPRRTGWRRLLPTWRMVLGTFVLGVLVIAGLFFLGYSMVKIPPANALATKQSNVYLYADGTEIARDGTVNRENVDLAQISKDAQHAVLAAEDRDFYTETAIDPKAMLRAGWNTATGKGKQSGSTITQQYVKNYYLAQEQTVTRKVKEFFISIKLDRETSKDDILEGYLNTSYFGRNAYGMQAAAKAYYGVDAIKLTPAQGAYLAALVNAPSEYDIIAHPENKAAAQARWNYVLDGMVTKGWLSQAARTGMKFPPPKETSGADTGMSGQRGYLVNAIKDYLKNNKIVTSDELEAGGYRITTTLDKSKQDAFVDAVNDKLMDKLDPKERKVDSYVRAGGAAVEPKTGKVLALYGGIDYIKQYTNNATRRDFQVGSTFKPFVFTSAVENDSTTQDGRQITPNTIYDGTNKRPIQGWSGAAYAPENEDYVSYGNIDVRTATDKSVNSVYAQMAVDVGPSKVKQTAIDLGLPTGTPDLQPYPSIALGTANASVLDMAEAYATLANHGKHGTYTLIDKVTKDGSDVMELPEHKSSQVVSREAADTTTSVLRSVVQNGTATAAQAADRPAAGKTGTAEEDQAAWFAGYTPDLATVVAVMGQDPETAHHKSLKGVMGLPRINGGGAPTEIWAQFTKNALKGTPASDFNLQIQEGGEESAYPSTPPSQDDPTDDETDGTTDDTQGQTQGQSQTPGQTNGATTNGGTTGGTTGGTTTGGTPTTDGGTTSGTTDGGTTDGGTGTTSGGTTDAGTTTDGATGDTGTSTGTTTGPQLTAPGAG from the coding sequence ATGAGTGACGAGCCGCAGCCGCAGCAGCCGACCCAGGGCTCACCAGGAAGGCCCGAGGCGGGTGACGGAGGAAGTGGCCCGGAAGGCGAGGAGGGCAAGAAGGTGAAACGACCCAGGCGCACCGGCTGGCGCCGCCTCCTGCCGACCTGGCGGATGGTGCTCGGCACGTTCGTCCTCGGCGTCCTGGTGATCGCCGGCCTGTTCTTCCTCGGCTACTCGATGGTCAAGATCCCGCCCGCCAACGCGCTCGCCACCAAGCAGTCCAACGTCTACCTCTACGCCGACGGCACCGAGATCGCCCGCGACGGCACCGTCAACCGCGAGAACGTCGACCTCGCCCAGATCTCCAAGGACGCCCAGCACGCCGTCCTCGCCGCCGAGGACCGCGACTTCTACACCGAGACGGCCATCGACCCCAAGGCGATGCTCCGGGCCGGCTGGAACACCGCCACCGGCAAGGGCAAGCAGTCCGGCTCCACGATCACCCAGCAGTACGTGAAGAACTACTACCTCGCGCAGGAACAGACCGTCACCCGCAAGGTGAAGGAGTTCTTCATCTCGATCAAGCTCGACCGCGAGACGTCCAAGGACGACATCCTCGAGGGCTACCTCAACACCAGCTACTTCGGCCGCAACGCCTACGGCATGCAGGCCGCCGCCAAGGCCTACTACGGCGTCGACGCGATCAAGCTCACCCCCGCCCAGGGGGCCTACCTCGCCGCGCTGGTCAACGCGCCCAGCGAGTACGACATCATCGCCCACCCCGAGAACAAGGCCGCCGCCCAGGCCCGCTGGAACTACGTCCTCGACGGCATGGTCACCAAGGGCTGGCTCAGCCAGGCCGCACGCACCGGCATGAAGTTCCCCCCGCCCAAGGAGACCTCCGGCGCCGACACCGGCATGTCCGGTCAGCGCGGCTACCTCGTCAACGCGATCAAGGACTACCTGAAGAACAACAAGATCGTCACCTCCGACGAGCTGGAGGCCGGCGGCTACCGCATCACCACCACCCTGGACAAGTCCAAGCAGGACGCCTTCGTCGACGCCGTCAACGACAAGCTCATGGACAAGCTCGACCCGAAGGAACGCAAGGTCGACTCCTACGTCCGCGCGGGCGGCGCCGCCGTCGAACCCAAGACCGGCAAGGTCCTCGCCCTGTACGGCGGCATCGACTACATCAAGCAGTACACCAACAACGCCACCCGCCGGGACTTCCAGGTCGGCTCCACCTTCAAGCCGTTCGTCTTCACCTCGGCCGTCGAGAACGACTCCACCACCCAGGACGGCCGCCAGATCACCCCGAACACGATCTACGACGGCACCAACAAACGCCCCATCCAGGGCTGGTCCGGCGCCGCCTACGCCCCGGAGAACGAGGACTACGTCAGCTACGGCAACATCGACGTGCGCACCGCCACCGACAAGTCGGTCAACTCCGTGTACGCGCAGATGGCCGTCGACGTCGGCCCCTCCAAGGTCAAGCAGACCGCGATCGACCTCGGCCTGCCGACCGGCACCCCCGACCTCCAGCCCTACCCCTCCATCGCCCTCGGCACGGCCAACGCCAGCGTCCTGGACATGGCGGAGGCGTACGCCACCCTCGCCAACCACGGCAAGCACGGCACGTACACCCTGATCGACAAGGTCACCAAGGACGGCTCCGACGTCATGGAGCTGCCCGAACACAAGTCCTCCCAGGTCGTCAGCCGCGAGGCCGCCGACACCACGACCTCGGTGCTGCGCAGCGTCGTACAGAACGGCACCGCCACCGCCGCCCAGGCCGCCGACCGCCCCGCCGCCGGCAAGACCGGCACCGCCGAGGAGGACCAGGCCGCCTGGTTCGCCGGCTACACCCCCGACCTCGCCACCGTCGTCGCCGTCATGGGCCAGGACCCGGAGACCGCCCACCACAAGTCCCTCAAGGGCGTCATGGGCCTGCCCCGCATCAACGGCGGCGGCGCGCCCACCGAGATCTGGGCCCAGTTCACCAAGAACGCCCTGAAGGGCACCCCCGCCTCGGACTTCAACCTCCAGATCCAGGAGGGCGGCGAGGAGTCCGCCTACCCGTCCACCCCGCCCTCACAGGACGACCCGACCGACGACGAGACCGACGGCACGACCGACGACACCCAGGGTCAGACGCAGGGCCAGAGCCAGACCCCGGGCCAGACGAACGGCGCCACGACGAACGGCGGCACGACCGGAGGCACGACGGGCGGCACGACGACGGGCGGAACGCCCACCACCGACGGCGGCACGACGAGCGGGACCACGGACGGCGGCACGACCGACGGCGGCACGGGCACGACGAGCGGGGGAACGACCGACGCCGGCACGACCACCGACGGCGCGACCGGAGACACCGGCACCTCGACAGGCACGACAACCGGCCCCCAGCTCACAGCCCCCGGCGCGGGCTGA
- a CDS encoding GroES family chaperonin, producing MSANRNDHSSQDDKLPIRMLHDRVLVRQEAGEGERRSGGGILIPATAAVGRRLAWAEVVAVGQNVRTVEPGDRVLYDPEDRAEVEVRGVAYVLMRERDLHAVAADRFEGSEDTTGLYL from the coding sequence GTGAGCGCCAACAGAAACGACCACAGTTCCCAGGACGACAAGCTGCCCATCCGGATGCTGCACGACCGTGTGCTCGTGCGGCAGGAGGCCGGCGAGGGCGAGCGGCGTTCGGGTGGCGGCATTCTGATTCCCGCCACCGCGGCCGTCGGTCGCCGGCTGGCCTGGGCGGAGGTCGTCGCGGTGGGGCAGAACGTACGGACCGTGGAGCCGGGGGACCGGGTGCTGTACGACCCGGAGGACCGCGCGGAGGTCGAGGTGCGCGGCGTCGCGTACGTGCTGATGCGGGAACGGGATCTGCACGCGGTGGCGGCGGACCGGTTCGAGGGGTCCGAGGACACCACCGGCCTGTACCTTTGA
- a CDS encoding ABC transporter permease, which produces MGSARLYAAVAAGGFRRYATYRVATAAGVFTNTVFGLILVYTYLALWGERPHLGGYDQAQAVTYVWLGQALYATLAIQGGGFETDLMERIRTGEVAIDLYRPADLQVWWLANDLGRALFQLIGRGVIPFAVGTLLFPTALPDDPLIWLGLLVAIVLAMVVSFAIRFLVALSGFWLLDGTGALQMLMVTGMFCGGMALPLNAFPGALGDVVRALPWAALLQMPADLLMGEADPLPVFAFQAAWAVVLLALGRLVQGAATRRVVVQGG; this is translated from the coding sequence TTGGGATCGGCACGTTTGTACGCGGCCGTCGCAGCGGGGGGTTTCAGAAGGTACGCGACCTACCGGGTGGCCACGGCCGCAGGGGTGTTCACCAACACCGTTTTCGGCCTGATCCTCGTCTACACATACCTGGCGTTGTGGGGCGAGCGGCCGCACCTCGGGGGCTACGACCAGGCGCAGGCGGTCACTTATGTGTGGTTGGGTCAGGCGCTGTACGCGACGCTGGCGATCCAGGGCGGTGGTTTCGAGACCGACCTCATGGAACGCATTCGCACGGGTGAGGTCGCCATCGACCTGTACCGTCCGGCGGACCTTCAAGTGTGGTGGCTGGCCAATGACTTGGGGCGGGCGCTGTTCCAGTTGATCGGGCGGGGGGTGATCCCGTTCGCCGTGGGGACGCTGCTGTTCCCAACGGCGCTGCCGGACGATCCGCTGATCTGGCTGGGGCTGCTGGTGGCGATCGTGCTGGCGATGGTGGTCAGTTTCGCGATCCGGTTCCTGGTGGCGCTGAGCGGGTTCTGGCTGCTGGACGGCACGGGCGCGCTGCAGATGCTGATGGTCACGGGCATGTTCTGCGGCGGGATGGCGCTGCCGCTGAACGCGTTCCCGGGGGCGCTCGGCGATGTCGTACGGGCGCTGCCGTGGGCGGCGTTGCTGCAGATGCCCGCGGACCTGCTGATGGGGGAGGCCGATCCGCTGCCGGTCTTCGCGTTCCAGGCGGCGTGGGCGGTGGTGCTGCTGGCGCTGGGGCGGCTG